In the Nerophis ophidion isolate RoL-2023_Sa linkage group LG01, RoL_Noph_v1.0, whole genome shotgun sequence genome, one interval contains:
- the pvalb7 gene encoding parvalbumin-7: protein MCADRMVMTDLLKAEEIKKALDAFAADTFDPKKFFDLVGMTAMSAESVKQVFRVLDVDGSGFIEEEELKFVLKGFSVDGRDLTDAETSAFLKAGDKDGDGKIGIDEFEAMVHE from the exons CTGACAGGATGGTGATGACGGACCTGTTGAAAGCTGAGGAGATCAAGAAAGCTCTTGATGCCTTTGCAG CAGACACGTTCGACCCGAAAAAGTTCTTTGACTTAGTGGGAATGACAGCCATGTCCGCCGAGAGCGTCAAGCAGGTCTTCCGGGTCCTGGATGTGGACGGAAGCGGCTTCATTGAAGAAGAGGAACTCAA GTTTGTCCTGAAGGGCTTCTCTGTGGATGGCAGAGACTTGACGGACGCCGAGACAAGCGCGTTCCTCAAAGCTGGGGATAAAGACGGCGACGGCAAAATCGGGATTGACG AATTTGAAGCGATGGTGCATGAGTAG
- the baiap2l2b gene encoding brain-specific angiogenesis inhibitor 1-associated protein 2-like protein 2 translates to MSGTSSDQLHRSTLSVYSNLIEHFNPGLQKLVALGNSYVKAFQALAICSEAYFSVVAKMGDHALHKLSSRSLGDVLIQISETQRKLTAEMEGVFQWFQVEVLQAMEKNVKLDEEYIDGSRRVYELEVRNQAEALEKQLRRGAFRESLESSNYMQYLRQSQQEILKEEERRYRFLAEKHCGLTQSLLFLVNKTGMSLQQKADGWKEKVNETRGSGSRTHSNLDQEAQLRGSVSSLLQTVAKDDDMSWARREQQALGNVPSRAPSPLPSRSRSGSVGESLGLGGGRPMRALVFHPSSTNPKLLPFTKGEMITVLVQEPRNGWLYGRTDSNLRQGWFPAAYVGPIEESDTSSDSSLRSSSMNNMLDPNGTHKDQSEGRSYGDIAPPATPNRRASMDIWSFSPLPEKKAELTTIEIKPPPPPPPLPPPKSLIIQRGSADLRPLSPNPEWKSDGDAQGLSPNGPPENPLFPRGTNPFATVKLRPTKTNDRSAPSIH, encoded by the exons CATTAGCCATTTGTAGTGAAGCCTACTTCAGTGTTGTTGCCAAGATGGGCGACCATGCACTGCACAAACTGTCATCTCGCTCTCTTG GGGACGTCCTCATTCAGATATCCGAGACGCAAAGGAAACTGACTGCCGAGATGGAGGGAGTG TTTCAATGGTTCCAGGTGGAGGTGTTGCAAGCCATGGAGAAGAACGTCAAGTTGGATGAGGAGTACATAGAT GGTAGCCGACGAGTGTACGAACTGGAGGTGAGGAACCAGGCGGAGGCTTTGGAGAAACAACTACGACGAGGAGCCTTCAGGGAGTCACTG gAGAGCAGCAACTACATGCAGTACTTGAGGCAGAGCCAGCAGGAGATCCtgaaggaggaggagaggaggTATCGTTTTCTGGCAGAGAAACACTGTGGCCTCACTCAGTCGTTGCTCTTCCTGGTTAACAAG ACAGGCATGTCTCTTCAGCAAAAAGCAGATGGATGGAAGGAGAAAGTCAATGAAACCCGAGGGTCCGGATCTCGAACCCATAGTAATTTGGACCAAGAGGCACAG CTGCGAGGCTCCGTAAGTTCCCTGCTGCAGACGGTAGCCAAAGACGACGACATGTCCTGGGCCAGGCGGGAGCAACAGGCACTGGGCAATGTTCCCTCGCGAG CGCCGTCGCCCCTTCCTAGTCGCTCTCGCTCTGGCTCAGTGGGAGAGTCCTTGGGTCTGGGTGGAGGCAGACCCATGAGAGCCTTAGTGTTTCATCCCTCCTCGACCAACCCAAAGCTGCTGCCTTTCACCAAAGGGGAGATGATCACCGTGTTGGTCCAGGAACCGCGCAACGGTTGGCTGTATGGGCGCACCGACAGCAACCTGCG GCAGGGCTGGTTCCCTGCTGCTTATGTGGGTCCCATTGAGGAATCAGACACAAGCAG CGACAGTTCTCTGAGAAGTAGCAGCATGAACAACATGCTGGACCCCAACGGCACACACAAAGACCAATCAGAGGGCAGGAGCTACGGTGACATTGCACCGCCAGCCACGCCTAACCGCAGAGCGTCCATGGACATCTGGTCGTTCTCCCCGCTCCCCGAGAAGAAGGCAGAACTGACGACAATTGAGATtaaacctcctcctcctccacctccccTTCCTCCCCCTAAGAGTCTCATCATCCAAAGGGGGTCAGCTGACCTGCGACCGCTTTCGCCCAACCCTGAATGGAAAAGCGATGGTGACGCACAG GGTTTATCCCCTAATGGCCCACCCGAGAATCCTCTTTTTCCAAG AGGCACAAACCCgtttgccaccgtgaagcttcGCCCTACCAAGACCAATGACAGGTCGGCCCCTAGCATCCATTAA